GCTTTGGGTGTTCCGTTTATACTGGGCCTGTCCGGTGACATATGCCCGGATCATTTCCTTATATCAAACCTGGAGGAAATGATCGCCTGGAATGAACAGCAGAAAACCCAATATCTGATAATTGAAACTGCCGGACTCTGTAACCGCTGTTCACCTGCCACCGCTCACACGGTCAGCATCTGTGTGACAGATTGTACCAGCAGCCTGCGTTCCCCCAAAAAGCTGGGTCCAATGCTGACAACCGCTGATATCATCCTCATGACCAAGATCGATATGGTTTCACAGGCAGAAAAAGAAATTATCCACTATAATATAAGCTCCTTAAACCCAACCGCTCATATCTTTCCGGTAGACGGATTATCCGGTTACGGCAGCGGACTTCTCTTCCAGTACTTAGAAAGCCTTCCCCAAACAGAGTGGAACAGTAGTGACACCCTGCGCCACACCATGCCTGCCGGTGTCTGCTCTTACTGTGTGGGAGAAAAACGGATCGGCACCATGTATCAGCAGGGCATTGTGGAAAAAATGGAATTTAAGGAGGTACCCCATGTTTCATGAATTGACAATTATTCCGGGCCGCAATAAAAACGGACAACCGGAATCCTTTGCTCCCCTTACCATGAAGCCGGGACAGCTGTACGCAGTTGTAGGCCATACCGGTTCAGGGAAAAGCCGGCTGATTCAGGACTTAGAGCAGCTGGCCTGCGGCGACACGGTCTCCGGGCGCCATGTATGGATCAACGGAAACTTACCGGATAAACAAGCCCGGTTCAACATCTCCAGGCAGCTGATCGCCCATCTCAGCCAGAATATGCGTTTCGTATTGGATGGGACGGTTGAGGAATTTATCCGCATGCACTGTACCTGCAGACAGCGGGACTGGCATAGGGTCCTTCCGGAAGTCATTGACCAGGCCAATGCTATCACTCCGGAGCATCTGCATGGAAGTGACGGCTTAAATCTTTTAAGCGGCGGTCAAAGCCGCGCCCTGATGATCGCTGATGTAGCGGTTTTGTGTGAAAGTCCCATTGTTCTGATCGACGAAGTGGAAAATGCCGGTATCCATAAAGAAAAAGCTTTGCACCTGCTGCTGAAAAAGCAGAAACTGGTACTGATCGCCACACACGACCCACACACTGCTTTAATGAGCGACTGCCGGATCTGTATGAAAAACGGCGGAATACAATCAGTAATTGAAAGAAATGAAAAAGAACAGGAAACCTGGGAACGCCTGCATACATACCAGCAATATATTGTAGAAATGCAAAGAAAGATGAGAGTCGGTGAATTATGCGTAAAATAAGTATGTACTGGAATAATATCTGTGTCCTGCACCGGTATGAAAAGAAACATATAGAAGAGGTAACATCGCTTTTAAAAGAACAGGATATCCTGCTGGAAACAGAATATTTTGGTCTGGGATATCCCAAAAAACTGTCGGAAGAGGTAAAAAAAACCGGGATCACACCGGACATCATAGTTTCCACCGATTTAGAGGTGTTTGAAGATCCGGATATCTATGGTTTGTTTAAAGAAGACCTGCTGGAAATACAGGACCTGCTTCCATTAAAAAAAGAGATTCGTAACAGCAATCTCTGTCAGGACAAGCGCCTTCTTCCTTTTTTAGTGATCCCGCTTATCATGGTATTTAACAGACAATTATTAGCCGGTCAGCCTTTGCCGGCATCTCTTAAAGAACTGGCAGAGCATCCCAAGGCCTTTGGCGGAAAGACAAATTCAGCCGGGAGGGGTGTTTTCAAACAGCTTACCTGGTTATACGGCAAAGAGTTTACCGATCTTTTTATGGAAAATGCCACGATCTTTGATATGCCGGTCCAGTCTCTCCAAAGTGTCCAAAAAGGGATAAGCCCTGCTGCAATTACTCCCTCCATCTTTGCTTTCCGGGCAGATGAAACACTGCTTTCACTCCGGTATCCCAAAGAGGGAGCCTTAACCGTTCCTTCTTTTATCGCTGTAAAAAACACACTGTCCGCCGATCTTGCCGGATGGATTCTGTCAAAACTGTTTACGGCCGGCTTTTGTAATTACTTTGCTGAATATGGGGAAATACAGCCCTGTTTCCAACATGCCAAAGATGTAAACATGGTGGCTGAGCATCAATACCGCTTTGTTTATCCTGACTTTGCAAAATCACCGGAAGGGTATGCGTAACATTGTCTATCGCATGTATCTCCCGATTCTGGCAGAAGGGGACAGCCTGAAAAACCAGCCAGGAATAAAGGGTCTGTCCGATATAAACGAAAAACAAGGCTTCGGCAAAATCGCCGAAGCCTGTCTATTCATCTTCCAGGAACATTTCATTTCCCGCCTAGAATCTAATTTAAACCCATTTTTCGTCTTTTTTTCATAATGTGATCTTCAATATCATTGGCTACCTGTACCGGATCATCTCCTAAAGCCACTTTACCGCCGGTCAGGCCCTCTACGTCTTCTGTGAGCAGCTTTACAAGCTTTGGTGCGCCGGTGATAAAGGGAGTGGGAGAAAGATGAGTATAAGCTCCATATGCAATGGCAAATAAGCCATCTATGGTGGCCTTCTGTTCCATCCACTCCGGTGCGGTCACTGCAATAGGCAGGTCAGAAATGTCTGCATCCAGATGGTCAGCCAGAGCCGTTACAAGCATGGAAATCCTTCCTGTATCCGTACAGGTTCCAAAGCTTAACACAGGGGGAATTCCCAAAGCCCTGCACACTCCCTGCAGTCCTTCTCCCGCCTGATCGATGGCGTCTAAATTGCACATACCCGCAACCTCTAACCCATGGTTTCCGCAGCCTCCAGCCACAACAAGGATGTCTTTTTTAATCAGTTCTTTTGTTAAATTCACCGTATTCCAATCCTGGGGACCATTTCTCAAGGTGGAGCAGTTTGCCAGAGCGACGATTCCTTTTAACTGGCCTTTTGCAATTACCTCCACCAGGTTATCTAAATCATTTCCGATTGCATTTAACACTGCTTCCGTAGAAAATCCGGCAATGGCTTTTTCCCTGTATTTTGGTACCATTGGCTTGATCTGGCCATGTCTTTTCTTAAAGTTCTCAATGGCAACGTTAATGCAAGTTTCCGCCATCTCCTCTGCCTTTCCAGGATAATATGGCATCTTATGTTCGGTGCCTGGAACACCGATAATCGTACTGACGCTTACAAGGGCAACCTGATATTTTTCCGCATATTGATCAATGGCAGGCGGGGAGCAGTTTTCCTCCATTACAAATGCATCCACCGTTCCTGTTGCTAAAAACGGCTCAATGGATAACCAGTTTCCCATAAGGCCCACAAACACATCATCCATTTCAAACCTCTGCAGTAATTCCTGTCCTGTTTCAATGGAGCCTACGATGTGGATACCCTTTGCTCCGGCCTGTCTGGCCATATCCTGATACTTCTCCATCCTTGCCTTCTGTAAAGTGGCGACCCCAATCCAGGGCTGATGTCCATTAAATGCAATATTTACGTAATCAGGATCCATAATTCCCAAATCCACATCCACTTCATGAGGCATTGGGGTTCCAAATAAAATATCCTGTGTCATTTCAAGGCCAATTTGCGCAGTATAAATAGTGGACAGACCCAAACGCAGGGCTTTTGTTGCCAGGGAAACATAATCACCATCTACGTTGGTAAGGCAGCTTGCAATGCTGTTCTGTACCTCATGTTCAACTCCTGAAGGGTAAATGTGTAAATCTTCCCAAATCTTTTTTCGTTTTTTGGGTGAAAAAACTTCTACCATAACACTTTTCTCATCAGGGCCTGATTTCATCTCCCGGTCAAGAAATTCTGCCAGGCAGACAGCCATCTGGTTTACATCCTGATTTGTATTGATCCCGGTTTTTTCACACATCCATTTTAATTTGTCAACGTCTGTAATCTGAAAAACTGTGTTCCCTTTTCCTGTTTCTTTTAAGGTCCGGAAGGCCTCATAAGCATGATGGGCATAAGTGGCAGCTCCCATAATGTTTCTCATAAGAAGATTTCTCATGGCCATGGCATCAGGGCCAATTCCGCAGACACCCTTTTCCGGTCCCTTCTGTTCGTTGATTCTGCAGGGTCCATTGGTACATAATTGGCAGCTTAATCCCTGCAGGCAAAACTTACATCGTATCTTTTCCTGCTCGTCCCATCTGGAAAATACGCTTGATAATCCGTCATCCCTTATCCTTACAAGCATCTCTTCCACGGAATCATGATAGCTTACCCGTCCTTCTGTCTTTTCTAAAACCGTCTCTGGCATAATTACCTCCATTAAAATATAATTCTGTCTGTAGTATGCCAAATTTTAGAAACCCTATTCTTTTTGCAGCGGAATCAAACGGTCTGTTTTGTGTATCTTTAGCCTCCCAGGGTTACATCCTGCCTGGAATACCATTCAATCGCATCGTATACGTGCTGCGGCGTAAAATCCGGCCAATAATCATCGATTACATACATATCCGAGTAAACGGACTGTACCGGCAGGAAACCGGACAGCCTTCTGCGGCCTCCCCACCGGATCACCAGATCGATCCTTGAAACATCGGCGGTTTTTAATTTAGGACCTATGGCTCCGTCATGAAGTCCCAGATCCCACTCCCAGCTGTAATTGACCAGAAAATTGATCTTCATTCCCCCCTTGCCGAACTGGTGTCTGTTGGTATATGGCTTCAGCTCCTCCGGAAACATGGCTGACGTTGTCTTTCCCAGAACCAAAAGCTCGGCATCTTCCTTTGACAGTTCCTCAACGGCTTTTACGCACGCCTTTGTAAATGCCTCCCTTTGAATTGACGGACGCTTTGTATTATCCACCGTAAAACCGTAAAAGGTCATTTCCTTAATCCCCAGTTTTCTGCAAAGGTTGTAAAGGACCATTCCAGGGGATATTCCATTGTCATACCCTGCCTCTTTTCCCATTCCCTTTCCAAGGGCCCAGCGGCGGTTGCCGTCTGGTATGATCCCAATGTGCTTTGGAATTCTCATACACTTCCTCCATCTTTTCCTGCTATATTTAAATTATATAGAAAGTATAGCCATTTTTTTCTCTTCCATAATTCTTCCTCCGGTAAATCATTATGGACAGGAAATCAAACAGACGGCACGCCCCTCTTCCCAGGGCATGCCGTCCATCTCCATACATGACTTTTATAGAAAATTATATTCTGTTAGTATCTTCTCCCGTCCCGTAGTCATATCCATAAAATATTCATAATAACTGATTCCCAGGAAGGAACCGGAAATGTTAATGATATTGTCAAAACCCCGGCCCTTTAAGGTCATGATTGCATTATAGCTTCTCTGGCTGGTCCGGCAGTGTAAGTATACCGGCCTGTCATGAGGAATCTCTGATACACGCTGCCTTAATTCACCCAAAGGGATATTCACAGCTCCAATGAGATGCCCCATCTCAAACTCATCCCGGCCTCTTACATCAATGATGCAGGCTTTGCTCTCCACCAGCTTACGCACTTCACTTACATGAACCTGTTTAAAGACTCCGTGAAGGACATTAAGCGCCACCAGTGCTGCCAGATTAACCACATCTCTTGCTGTGCCGAACACCGGTGAGTAGCAGAGCTCCAGTCCTTTCATATCCTCCAATGTTCCATTCATGGCAATAAGGGTTGCGATCACGTCGATTCGTTTGTCCACATTGCCTTTGCCGATGGCCTGGGCCCCCAGGATCCTTCCTGTGGGCACTTCGAATACAAGCTTAAAGTGCATGGGAGAACTGCCGGGCATCAGGCCTACCTTATCCATGGTCATGGTGTAGACAGAATCGCATGGTATATTATTTTCTTTTGCGGTTCTCTCATTTAAGCCTGTGGCAGCAGCGTTCAACTGGAACAGCTTAACAGCGCAGGAGCCAATGACTCCGTTATTCCTGGTGGACATGCCATACATGGCATCAGCAGCTGCCCTTGCCTGGCGCAGAGCCGGACCAGCCAGCGGGAGCCTGGTTGGTTTGTGGGTCAGACGCTGGTAGACCTCGATGGCATCACCCACTGCATAGATATGCGGGTCGCTGGTGCGGTAATCCGGCGACACCTTGATTGCACCTGTCTCACCGATTTCCAGACCGGCCTGCTTTGCCAGCTCTGTTTCCGGCAGTACGCCAATGGAAAGCACCACTGCATCGCAGGCAAGTTCCCTGCCTGAGTTTAAGATTACCTTATCCTCAGTGATGGCCTTCACACCGTCACCCACAGCCAGTTCCACACCCTGATCGCAGAGCTCTTTTTGCAGGATCTGGCTCATATCATAATCAAAAGGTGCCATGATCTGGCCGGCAGCCTCTGCCACAGCTACCTGCTTTCCTGCTGATTTCAGATTTTCCGCCACCTCCAGGCCGATAAAGCCGCCTCCGATTACCACCACACTGCGGACTTCTTCCCTGGCAACATATTGATCCAGCGCTGCAATATCATTTACATTGCGCACTGTGAATACATGAGGGAGATATACCCCCTCGATTGACCTGGGGCGGATAGGATAGGATCCCGGCGAAAGCACCAGCTCATCATATGATTCTTCATATTCCCGGCCGGATGCACCGTCTTTAATACGTATTTTCCTGAGGGCGGGGTCAATGCCGTACACCTCACTGTTTACACGCACCTCAATATCATAGGAATGTTCAAATCCCTCCGGCGTCATCAGCACCAGATAGTCCTTATCCTCCACGGTCCTGCTTAAATAATAAGGAAGTGAGCAGTTGGAGAAGGATACATGCTCTCCCCGTTCAAATATGGTTATGGACGCATCTGCATCCAGACGCCTGATCCTGGCTGCGGCGGACGCACCGCCGGCAACACCTCCTACAATAAGAACACGTTTACCCATGATCACACCTCCTTTGTAAATAATTTTCTTATTAATCTTCTTTTGCTGAAGCCGGCTTCTTTTCCAGGTTCAGCGACTTGTCATTATATACTGTCATATCAATATTATTGGTCAGTTTTGCAGCAACCAGACCGGTTACCATGCCATCGCTTACATTCAGGGCAGTTCTGGCCATGTCGATAACAGGCTCAATTCCTACCAACAGGCCTGCAAGGCCAACCGGGAGTCCAAGTGCAGATAACACGGTGATCCCTGCAAAGGTTGCGCCGCCGCCTACGCCGGCGATACCGATAGAAGCAAACGTGATGATGACTACCATCAGGATAAAGAAGGAAGGGGTAATGGGCTGGCCTACAGCAGGAGCCACCATGATTACCAGCATGGCAGGATAAATAGCCGCGCATCCATTCTGCCCGATGGAGGTACTGAGGGAACCGGCCAGGTTGGAAATTCCGTTATCCACGCCCATCTCATCTGTCAGGGTTCTGATGGTCAGCGGCAGGGTTCCTGCACTGGTACGGGAAGTAAATGCAAATACCAGGGTTGTCATGGCCTTCTTAAAATAGGTCATAGGGCTTACTCCCACTGCAGCCAGTATCAGCCCGTGAATGATGAACATGATAAATATCGCTGTATAGGAAGCAAGAACAAAGGTTACAAGCCGCAGGATACTGGTGTAGTCACTTCCGGCAATGGTCTTGGTCATCAATGAAAAGATGCCGAATGGAGTCAGCATAATAATCATCATGACCACTTCCACAACCAGGGTGTTCAGCGAATTCATTATTTTCCCGAAAAACTCCGCCTGTTCCGGGGCATATGTCCGTACCCCGATTACTCCGATTCCAAGGAAAGCCGCAAAGAGCACCACGGAAAGGGTTGCATTGTTTCCCTGTCCGGTAAGGGCATAGATCGGGTTGGATGGAATGATATCAATAATGGTATCTTCAATGGAAAGACCTTCTTTCGCCTTTTCCTCCAGCTGGGAAGTCTTCTTGCTCTCAGCCTCTCCAATCTCCAGTCCCTCAGCACTGACACCAAATGCCGCAGCTGTAGCACCGCCTACCACTGCTGCAATTGCTGCCGTGGACAGGAGGATTGCCAGTACAAGAGCGGTAATCTTGCCAAGGTTCTTGCCTGACTTCTGGTTAATGATAGCGCACACGATGGATACAAAAATCAGCGGGATAACCATCATCTTCAAAAGTTTGGTATAAGCAGTACCCACCAGGCTGATCCAGCGCAGGCTCTCAGAAACCGCCGCATCATCTGCCACTGTCTTTAAAACCGCACCAAATATAATACCGCCGAACAAACCGGCTATTACACGTACATTAAAAGATTTGCCTTTTTTCTGCAATACAAACAGAACACCCAGATAGATTAAAAAACAGATTACACTAATAGAAACAGCCATTTATTCCCCCACCTTTTCTTTGATATTTTTGATAATGCTTTCAACAGCAGTAACAACATTCTTTGCATCTGTAGCCAGGTTAATACGGATAAATCCGTGTGCCATAAGGCTGAACCATTCCCCAACATCGCAGGCAAGACGGCACTTGTTCTGGATAAAGCCGGCAGTCTCTTCCCCCGTAAGATAGCCCCTTAAGTCAATCCAGGACAGATATGTTCCTTCAAGAGGCGTAACCACGATCTTTGGAAGCTCCCTTTCAAACTCCTCCTTCATATAATTGTAATTGTGAATAATCAGTGCCTTCACATTCTCCAGCCATTCTTCCCCTCCCCGGAAAGCGGCCTCCACCCCTGTAAGCCCCATGAGGTTGACTTCCGGTGAACCAATGCCTTTGATGTACGCATCGTAGGTTTCCATCAACTGTTTGTCAAATATGATCACATGGGAGTGAATCAGCCCGGCCAGATTAAATGTCTTGGAACCTGCATTTAAGGTGATCAGAATATCCTTATACTTGCCGTTACTGACCACTGCGGAAGATACGAACTTCTTCCCCTCATAGGTAAAATCCTGATGAATCTCATCTGAAACCACCAATACACCATGTCTGTGGCAGATACCGAACATGGTATCCAGCTCTTCCTCTGACCATACCCGGCTTACAGGGTTATGGGGGGAACACAGAATGAACATTTCTGCCTTGTTGTCCACGATTTCCTTCTCAAACTTTTCAAAATCCAGGGTGTAATAACCGTTGTCATTATCAAGCTCACAGGTTACCAGCTTTCTGCCAGTGTTCAGTATGGCATCATAAAATGGGTAGTATACAGGAGGGCAGATAATAACGGAAGCTTCTTCTTTGGTATATGCCCTTACAGCCGCATATAAGGATCCCACCACCCCGGTAGCAAACCTTACATTTTCCCTGTCAAGTTCTACATTATGATGCTTCTTCTGCCATGCAAAGAAAGACTCAAAGCATGCATCCTCCACTGTGCCATAGCCAAACACGCCGTGGTCCACACGCTTTGCCAGCGCTTCTCTTACTGCTGCCGGTGACTGGATCTCCATATCGGCAACCCAGAGGGGAAGCAGGTCTGCATCTCCAAAAATCTCCTGAAGTGAGTCCCATTTTAATGTACCTGTTCCCCTCCGCTCCACACAATTTCCCCTACAGAACTTCTCAATGTCCATAAAAATACCATCCTTTTTCAAGTATAAGCGAGATGTTGCGTAATATTGTTAACTAACTTAACTATATTATAAAATGTATAGTGAATGTTGTCAATATATTTTTAATATACTTTTTATAATTAGGGCATTTTAAACATAAAATATTAATTTTTAACTTTTATAGTTAATTTACTTAACAATATTTCCATTTTGTTTGAAATAATATATTGAAGCCCTATTCTATATATGGTACTATTACATGTACAGATATCATCAATGGAACAGGAGCATCTATATGAGTCATATTTCAGATATAAACAGTGCGTATCAAAAGTTGAATGCACGGGCAGATACATTGTATGAATTTATTATCTTATATCACAACTACATCTATGCCCATCACACATATGAGAATGAAAACTTTAACATGATGGAAATACACACCCTTACCTACATTGACGACTCCCCCGGTATTACTGCCACTGAGTTGTCAAAAATATGGCACAAAAGCAAAAGTGCCATTTCCCAGGTTATCAAGAAGCTGGTTGACAACGGATATATAGAAAAACGCTACAAGGAGAACAATGAAAAGTCCGTATGCCTGTACGTAACAGAAAAGGGGCAGAGACTTTCCTCGGTTCACAAAGCATACGATGTTGCAGACATCACACAGACCACCTCCTATCTGATTGAACAGTGCGGTGAGGCAGACCTAGACGCCTTTTACCGGATTATTGAGAAGTATAATGAACTTCTGAAATCTGATTTGGAATCATAGGCATATCAGCTGTTAATATATTTAAGAAAAGCAAAAAAGCTGCATGATCGAAACCGTATGGTCAGATCAAGCAGCTTTTCTCATATGTTGCATTCCTTTTGTATTTCAAGTATCCCTCTGATGCCCAAAGGGGCCGTGTACTAAACAGCCAGTACACAACCCCTTTTGAGTGTCATATATAGATTTTCATATAATATCTTTAATCGGTTATTATCCTTAATTGTTCAATGCTGCCTGTGCTGCTGCCAGTTTTGCAATCGGCACACGGAATGGAGAACAGGATACATAATCCAGACCGATCTTATGGCAGAACTCTACAGAAGAAGGATCTCCGCCGTGCTCGCCGCAGATACCAACATGCATTTCCGGACGAACGCCCTTGCCTAACTTGATTGCAGTTTCCATAAGCTTGCCTACACCGGTCTGATCCAGTTTTGCAAATGGGTCATTCTCAAAGATCTTGGTGTCGTAGTAAGCATCTAAGAACTTGCCGGCATCATCACGGGAGAAGCCATAAGTCATCTGAGTCAAGTCATTGGTTCCGAAGCAGAAGAATTCTGCCTCTTTTGCAATGTCATCAGCGGTCAGGCATGCTCTTGGGATCTCGATCATGGTACCTACTTCATATTTCAAATTGCTTCCTGCTGCAGCGATCTCTGCGTCAGCAGTGTCAACAACGATCTTCTTAACAAACTTTAATTCTTTCTCATCACAGATCAGCGGGATCATGATCTCCGGGCAAACGTTCCAGTCTGAATGTGCCTTCTGTACGTTGATGGCTGCACGGATCACTGCCTTTGTCTGCATTTTTGCGATCTCAGGATAGGTAACTGTCAGACGGCATCCACGGTGTCCCATCATTGGGTTGAACTCGTGTAAGGAATCGATGATGCTCTTGATCTGAGCAACAGTCTTGCCCTGTGTATCTGCCAGCTTCTTAATATCATCTTCCTCTGTGGGAACAAACTCATGAAGAGGCGGATCTAAGAAACGGATGGTAACAGGATTTCCTTCCAGAGCCTCATAAAGTGCCTCAAAGTCGCCCTGCTGTACAGGAAGGATCTTTTCCAGAGCTGCTTCTCTCGCTTCAACGGTATCGGAGCAGATCATCTCACGGAATGCATCGATTCTGTCTCCTTCAAAGAACATATGCTCAGTACGGCAAAGGCCGATTCCTTCTGCGCCCAGTTCTCTTGCTTTTCTTGCATCAGCAGGTGTATCAGCATTGGTTCTTACTTTCAGTCTTCTGTACTTATCTGCCCATGCCATGATTCTTCCGAATTCTCCGATAATGGCTGCGTCTACTGTCGGAAGGATTCCGTCATAGATCTTTCCGGTAGAGCCATCAAGGGATAAGAAGTCTCCTTCATGATATTCCTTGCCTGACAGGGTGAATTTCTTGTTCTCTTCATCCATAGCGATTTCAGAACAACCGGATACACAGCATGTACCCATTCCACGTGCAACAACTGCTGCATGAGAAGTCATACCGCCGCGTACGGTTAAGATACCCTGAGCGGCCTTCATTCCTTCGATATCTTCCGGAGAGGTCTCAAGACGAACCAGGACAACCTTCTCGCCTCTTTCATGCCATGCTTTTGCATCGTCTGCTGTAAATACGATCTTACCGCATGCAGCTCCCGGAGATGCTGCCAGAGCCCGTCCAACAGGTTCTGTCTTCTTTAATGCTTCCGTATCAAACTGAGGATGGAGTAAGGTATCGAGGTTTCTTGGATCGATCATCTTAACTGCCTTTTCCTCTGAAATCATGCCTTCATCGACCAGATCACATGCAATCTTTAAAGCAGCCTTTGCTGTTCTCTTGCCGTTACGGGTCTGAAGCATGTAAAGCTTTCTATCTTCAATGGTAAATTCCATATCCTGCATATCTCTGTAATGGTCTTCCAGTGTGTTGCAGATTCCTATGAACTGCTCATAGGCTTCCGGCATAACTTCCTTTAACTGGTCGATCTTCTGAGGAGTACGGATACCTGCAACTACGTCCTCACCCTGTGCGTTCATTAAGAACTCGCCCATAAGGTGTTTTTCACCGGTTGCCGGATCACGTGTAAATGCAACGCCGGTACCGGAGGTCTCGCCCATGTTTCCGAACGCCATCATCTGAACGTTAACAGCTGTACCCCAGGAATATGGGATATCGTTGTCGCGGCGGTA
The nucleotide sequence above comes from Lacrimispora sp. BS-2. Encoded proteins:
- the ppdK gene encoding pyruvate, phosphate dikinase — its product is MARKWVYLFTEGNTSMKNLLGGKGANLAEMTNLGLPVPQGFTITTEACTQYYEDGEKINDEIMNQIMEHITKMEEITGKKFGDKEDPLLVSVRSGARASMPGMMDTILNLGLNEEVVEVLAVKSGNPRWAWDCYRRFIQMFSDVVMEVGKKYFEELIDKMKEVKGITEDVDLTADDLKELAKQFQDEYKEKIGAEFPTDPKVQLMEAIKAVFRSWNNPRANVYRRDNDIPYSWGTAVNVQMMAFGNMGETSGTGVAFTRDPATGEKHLMGEFLMNAQGEDVVAGIRTPQKIDQLKEVMPEAYEQFIGICNTLEDHYRDMQDMEFTIEDRKLYMLQTRNGKRTAKAALKIACDLVDEGMISEEKAVKMIDPRNLDTLLHPQFDTEALKKTEPVGRALAASPGAACGKIVFTADDAKAWHERGEKVVLVRLETSPEDIEGMKAAQGILTVRGGMTSHAAVVARGMGTCCVSGCSEIAMDEENKKFTLSGKEYHEGDFLSLDGSTGKIYDGILPTVDAAIIGEFGRIMAWADKYRRLKVRTNADTPADARKARELGAEGIGLCRTEHMFFEGDRIDAFREMICSDTVEAREAALEKILPVQQGDFEALYEALEGNPVTIRFLDPPLHEFVPTEEDDIKKLADTQGKTVAQIKSIIDSLHEFNPMMGHRGCRLTVTYPEIAKMQTKAVIRAAINVQKAHSDWNVCPEIMIPLICDEKELKFVKKIVVDTADAEIAAAGSNLKYEVGTMIEIPRACLTADDIAKEAEFFCFGTNDLTQMTYGFSRDDAGKFLDAYYDTKIFENDPFAKLDQTGVGKLMETAIKLGKGVRPEMHVGICGEHGGDPSSVEFCHKIGLDYVSCSPFRVPIAKLAAAQAALNN